The following proteins are co-located in the Actinomycetota bacterium genome:
- a CDS encoding sugar phosphorylase: MRRREILDLLYGSGAPETALRLERLLEEHRSEREAGKLWSEQDAWVITYPDQFRRPEEPTLQTLHSFFDGHLSPWMNGIHVLPFYPWSSDDGFAVIDPTAVDPAYGTWSDIETLAERHRLVLDAVVNHLSAESIWFRRYLSGDPAYEDYFLTADPNTDLTSVVRPRTTPLLTRFTSATGERWVWTTFSADQVDLNYHNPNVLLEMIRVLLGYAAHGASVIRLDAIALVWKELGTSCMSLPQTHAFVELIRSCLDATYPGTLLLTETNVPHDENVSYFGSDARPEAHIVYQFPLAPLVLHTFATGDSTALTTWAASLDTRTGTTFLNFLASHDGVGVRPVEGILTPSQIGALCDLSIASGGAVGERTLGDGTTSPYEINATWFDLLAAGHDEHAAIARHLASHAIMFALRGIPAVYVHSLFGTGNDTRAYERTGLRRSLNRHRFDDVDALERNLQDGATKAHRILHGMRRMLERRRDHPAFHPDARQRILDAPRGLVAVERWTPDTAARVIVNATSTPVDVRHLTRSWREITSDRPAPVLSGWQSLWLTQ; the protein is encoded by the coding sequence ATGAGACGACGTGAAATCCTCGACCTGCTCTACGGGTCTGGAGCACCGGAGACCGCGTTACGCCTCGAACGACTCCTCGAAGAGCATCGCTCCGAACGCGAGGCCGGCAAGCTCTGGAGCGAACAGGACGCGTGGGTCATCACCTATCCGGATCAGTTTCGACGGCCGGAAGAACCGACGCTGCAGACGCTCCACAGCTTCTTCGACGGCCATCTCTCCCCCTGGATGAACGGCATACATGTGCTGCCGTTCTATCCCTGGTCCTCCGATGACGGGTTCGCGGTCATCGATCCGACCGCGGTCGATCCTGCCTACGGAACGTGGAGCGATATCGAGACGCTCGCCGAGCGGCACCGCCTCGTTCTCGATGCGGTCGTCAACCACCTGTCGGCCGAAAGCATCTGGTTCCGGCGGTATCTCTCCGGTGATCCTGCCTACGAGGACTACTTCCTGACCGCCGATCCGAACACCGACCTCACGAGTGTCGTGCGCCCACGGACCACCCCGCTGCTGACACGATTCACCTCGGCGACCGGCGAACGGTGGGTCTGGACCACATTCTCGGCCGACCAGGTCGATCTCAACTATCACAATCCGAACGTTCTCCTGGAAATGATTCGTGTACTCCTCGGCTACGCGGCACACGGAGCGTCGGTGATCCGCCTCGACGCGATCGCGCTCGTCTGGAAGGAACTCGGCACATCCTGCATGAGCCTGCCCCAGACGCATGCCTTCGTCGAACTCATCCGCTCATGTCTCGACGCCACCTATCCGGGGACGCTCCTCCTCACCGAGACCAACGTCCCCCATGATGAGAACGTCTCATACTTCGGTTCGGACGCCCGACCGGAGGCACACATCGTCTACCAATTCCCTCTTGCGCCGCTGGTTCTTCACACGTTCGCAACCGGGGACTCGACGGCCCTCACCACGTGGGCGGCATCGCTCGACACACGGACCGGCACGACCTTCCTCAACTTCCTCGCCTCGCACGACGGTGTCGGGGTACGCCCGGTCGAGGGAATCCTCACCCCGAGTCAGATCGGTGCCTTGTGCGACCTCTCGATCGCATCGGGCGGAGCTGTCGGAGAGCGCACGTTGGGTGATGGCACCACATCTCCCTACGAGATCAACGCGACATGGTTCGATCTGCTGGCCGCCGGCCACGACGAACATGCGGCGATCGCCAGGCACCTTGCGAGTCACGCCATCATGTTCGCCCTTCGCGGCATCCCCGCGGTGTATGTGCACAGCCTGTTCGGTACCGGCAACGACACCCGCGCGTACGAACGGACCGGTTTGCGACGAAGCCTCAACCGGCACAGGTTCGACGATGTCGATGCACTCGAACGAAACCTCCAGGACGGTGCAACGAAGGCGCACCGAATCCTGCATGGGATGCGGAGGATGCTCGAACGGCGACGCGACCATCCCGCCTTCCACCCCGATGCCCGACAGCGCATCCTCGATGCGCCCCGCGGCCTCGTGGCGGTCGAACGGTGGACGCCCGATACGGCGGCACGGGTCATCGTCAACGCAACGTCCACACCCGTCGATGTCCGTCACCTCACCCGATCGTGGCGGGAGATCACAAGCGATCGGCCCGCGCCGGTGCTGAGCGGATGGCAGTCGCTCTGGCTCACGCAGTAG